AGGATGCAGTACTTGACGGTGTCCGTGAACGGCATTCTCAGATCTCCAGCGATCGACAGCAGCCCCTCGGGGGCTGGATAGTCCATCAGCCTAACCCTGACTCTGCAACACAATAAAGTAGGACCACGTGAGGGCACAATAAATGTAGATTACAGAACTGTGGGACGGCGTAATGGGCCTGTGCAAAGCCATATTGGAAGTTCAGCCATGGAGCAGCACCAATATCTACAACAGAGGATTCCTGTTGGATTCCATCACTACAAGTGGCAGAAGTCCTACAGCATTCACACTCACTAGCTGTTACGCGTCGGCATTACAACGGCATATGACAACTTTTGCCCTGatccaggacattcacagagtcaTGCAATACTTGGGAAGTGATGCCAGAGCGATCAACATGATGATCAACATGACGATGacgttcataaaaaaaaattaaaaaaacgggTTTCTCTGCCGCGATGACTCCCTGCAAATAGCTTCGGGGTTTCAGCGTGACCAACAAATTATTCACAAATGTAAACTTGGGTTCTGTGAAACTTGACCAGGTTCTGACTTTGTGGACTAATCAATTAccgtaaaaaaataatctgtcaATAGATTGtctatgaaaataattgttcatTACAGgagggtttctttttttctattaattttGTGAACCTTTCTAGATAAGAGTGGTAATATAAATCAATTATCTTGAAGATACTCATTTGGACGAAAACAGCTTGGCACACATTGAACAtatagcaggaaaagcacaggtataaagaataaaatgaatgatgagcgaattccatttagctgcttcagtttcctgGTACTGTTCATGCTGCGTTTCCCCTTAAACTGTCAAGGTTTGCTGGGACACTTGAATGGAACGGAGCGACCTTTAATGGCTTTTTGGCCTGCAGGTCAAACTGCACAAGACGGAGCCCTGGTTTGACTTCAGTTCCAGGTGAGCCATTAAGTAGATCAACTTGTATACATGTTAATTTAGGGTCTTTAATGGTTTGACTTTAATAGTTGGATTATTCTCTGAGGTAAATAAAAAACGGTGGTCAGACAGACATGATTATCTGTCATCAGGAACGGTTTAGTCAAATAGCACTTACTCCTGCTCACACTGCATGCAAAACAACGTGAACAGTGCGGGGGGGAAACGACAAAGTTGGAagtagtatttgtatttatacaaaAAAGAAGTTGGCATAACACACGACTATTCAGCTAAAATGAGCTCAGAACCTtgtaaaaagaataataaacatGAAGGACACACAACCACATTTACCTGCAGCAATGAaaagttcatctttttttccttcaggaACCCGAGCATCTTCTCTAAATCTCATCAACAAAAATAATCCAAAGCAGCGCCTTATACTAGAACCTCTCtcctgtttctgctgctgtgtgcACACTCcctctccccacacacacacacacacagagagcacatGACCAGGCAAACTGGTTTGATAAGATTTGAATGACAAGGAGCTTGGCATGCCCTTATCTTCAGCTCTGTTGCTCTTAAAGATCCAACAAATGTTGACGTCAGACGGCTTCAACAATTTGGCCATGCACCTGCGGCCAGTTAGCGCCAGAAATATTCTACTGTATACCATAGTCAGAGTGCGCTCTGCTCTATCGTGCACCTGTGCCCAAACCAGCAGTGGAGACAGGTGCTGTAAACCGACAGTGATAAGACGCACTAAATTTGACTCTGCCACAATTGTACAGCGAAGTGACGCTGAATGACATTTACCTCACCTTGTGTTTTCATTGTCGTCTATCATTCTTGCAGGACTGCCTGCACAATAGGGAAACTACAAACGGCCCttaaacaaatggaaaaaatatgTCGAGTCACCCACCCTGGAACAGCAAGTTATTACAAGTAGACCAAAACTTGTCGCTCCATgaatgaggaagaaaaaacGTTTTGACGAAACTTCCTTGTTTGTCAAGGAACAATGTCCTCCGACACCGACAGCTGACGACAAGATCGTCTTACAACCATACAGTTTGGCACAAAATCAACTACAAGAATAAACATGTGTAAATTGAGGACCCTTTTTTTACTGGAAGACACACTCATGGGAATTTAAACCTTTTAATACCGTTTCACAACAATGATGCTCAAAACTCTAAACAGTAAAGATCTAAAATAATTACTAAAAATAGGTAAACAATTTCCATTTTACCGTATTTAAGCAGCAGCCTGAACTATTGCACATGTGGTATTGCACATGCTGTCTGTAGATACTATATTAGAAAGTGAAACTGCAGATAATTCACTTCATTTCTGCAAATCCTCAcaatatgtgtatattatgtttgtgtgatgtttggagctacttggatcctgaatttccctttagggatcaataaagtacttatctatctatctatcaatacAACCGTAAAACTCAGGGgtaaaacaaagtatttttgtCTGGGACAATGACGTTGATGTATACGTTAATGTTTCCATTTGAACACAGCTTGGATAGATGCTTTTGTAAAGCATCTATCAGTATACTGGGTGGACAGTACGTCGGATTTTCTAAAACGCTGTGCTCTCTGAGTCGTTTAACTTTGCTAGTTTAACTAGTTGACGATGATCCTAACTGGACTGAATAGCCATTCAGATCCGTTAGACGGGCTTATAAGATGAGTCACCAAGGCAAAATCTCTCCCGTAAAGTTCAGAAATGACCCGTGATCCTTTTCAGTCAGGCCACCGATCACAGTCAGGAGAGAAGAAACGCTCTCCTCCGGACTCAGTGGAGcctaaagagacacacacacacaacaaaaataaaagttatttgCGACAGACTTCTTAGAAATGTCAATACAATGGAGGGCATTGGATAGAGCAGGCGCTCTTGTACCTCAGACCCCCCCATGTCAGTGCGGACCCAGCCGGGATGTACAGCCATACAGAGAATCCCATCAGGCTCCAGGTCTACAGCCATACAGCGACTCACCATGTTCAGGGCGCTCTGAGAACGGAAGCAGAAACAGGTGACTGAGCTACGCGACACAAACCTGATAACTTGCCACGCTGGATCTGTCTGGTACGTTTATCCTAAAATGTATTGCTGCAAAATGTTCAAACATCCTATCTCCAATCAGACCAAAGCAGAGTTGATAAATATACTTGCTTGATATCAATCGATTAAAAAAAACCGACATATGAGACATATGTCGTTTTTTTAATCGATTGATATCAAGCAAGTATATTTATCCAATGGTAGCAATACCTTGGACGTCCTGTAGGGGTACCATTTGAAGTTGTTGGCCCGTTCGCCCCAGTTGAGCTCCACGGAACCGAGCAGAGACGTCATGTTAATGACCGCCGCCCTCTGGATGCCCATGCTCCCCAcgccacctgctcctcctctcaaCGCAGCTCGTTTCAACAGAGGCTGGAAGGCCTGGCGGgggcagaaaagaaagaaaaaacaagaacacacatcACAGCTGAAGCCGGAATCAACCTACTACACAGGGTTTTCATGAGATGGAGAGATCCTTGGATATTCAAAAGCTTGTGACCACGAGGATTACAGGACCAGGGGAATTTAAATGTTACGATGAGGATTTTAATAACACAAATCGCTATTTgcaaatatatcatattaataacaCAACGACATCTGTATACAGAATGTTAAATTCTAGAGATAACGATTTtagaaattatttaattattaaatctCGAATTATGGAGCATTTCCAGTCagagtaaaacacatttcactttgTAGTCTGTGGGGAGGAATATAAATAGTGCCCTCTGGTGGCAGCATGTCAAACTAACAGAGACATTTGCTTGTATTATCCATTTCAAGTGTAACCAATGTAGTGCGTTTCTATGACTCTGTTCACACCGTTTACATCAATAGCCAAATAGAATAAAATCAATGTAGGATTCATTTGGGgactgttgtctgtgtgtatgttgtattagactgcattGGCTTTCACTAGGTGtgcctaataaactggcaaatGAATGTACAAGTATCTCAGACAACATTGCAGTTGTAATGATGACTTACTGGAATCAACATTGAATGACACATTTGATAAAATACCTAGTGATTCAATCCAGAGCCTGGTTGTTTTTCGTATTTTTACAAAAAATTCATactaataacataataataatatatcatacaAGTGGTCTGAATCTATCCCACCTGAATGGGCAGTCAGGAGGACCCACAATTTTCAATTCTCTTATTTTACAAAGCAGGAATGGTGGTTAAGTAGTTTATGTACAGTTATATTGTGAATTAGGGCAATAACCAATGATAATTGTCACAATAAATTAATCTGCGGATTATCGAATGAAACATTtactgtctttttaaaaagtaaatcatAATTTTCCATCTTCAAATTGCTTCTtttgtcagacacacacacacacacacacacacacacacacacacacacacacacacacacacacacacacacacacacacacacacacacacacacacacacacgcgcacacacccccccccccccccccgcgctgcCATGACGCAATAAGGCTCGTCGTTACAATGACTGTCCTTCGAGCATCTGAAAAGATCTACTCAGTGTcgcttcttctccttcatatTTCATAACCTGTTGAAGTGAGGGACGCAAGCAAAGCACCTATAATAATAAGAGTATAATGAACATTACCTTGGTGATCATTAGAGGAGCCACCGCATTGGTGTGGAAGTTTTCGATCATCATCTCTGCAGTGGCGGTTTGAAAGTCGGCCACCACGTTGATCCCTGCATTGTTGATCAGGCAGTTCAGACCCTCCTCTTGCACCAGCTGGCCCACCTCCTCCACAGAGTGATCTATGCTCTCCTGGTTCACTACGTCTAGTGCAGAGACACATCAACACTGCTAATCCTCGAAAGTTGaatgaaacaaaatggaaaaaaagaagaaaaatacatgcTGAAGATCTATTAATGAATTATTCAGTTTAACGTCACGTCGCCAGTGTGTACAGGATTCATGCCATGTCTTCAAGTTCAAACATGCATGAGGCCAACAAGTAGGTTGTGTTGTAAGATGCAGGTTGCTAATCTTTTAGGGAAACTTCTTAATTCTTGGTTATTATCTCAAACATGGGACATGGAGACAATAATTTAACATGATTCATTCACATCTAAAATAAACAGGCCTTTTATGTTAAAGTTGAGGTTGTGTTTGGGTTAGTCGTTATGGTTATTATGGTGTTTTGTTATATATTGTACCATTATTTGTTTATGCACACCAACTATTGGTTCTTCTCTGTCTTACCCAAAGTGATGATGTGGATGTTGGGATGTTTCTCTGCCAGCTCCTGAAGTTTCTGGAGGTCAACACAATATCATGTTGTTGTTAGTTGCTAAATATCCAGTGTGGGGGCGTTAACTGTATGTCACTAGCTAGTGACGTCACTGGTCCGATGTGCCTCCAGCATTTTACCCATGTGATTGAACGCGTGGAGCGCTGACAGGGTGGTTAGCTCCGAAGATACCTGGAAGTCCATTTGTTTACCTGCGCGCTCGCGGGGCTCCTGGTCGTGGCGATTATCTTGCCCGGTGAGAAGTCTCCACTCGCCAGGCTGCCGACGACCTGCAGCCCGAGACCTCGGCTGGCTCCCGTCACCAGCACAGAGCCGCAGTTTTTAAAATGCATGGCGCCACTCATCGCTAACGTTAACTACCTGAAACAAATGCCGGTGGCTCTCTGGCCGGGTGTTTATTGGCTCGTGACGGGTTTCTTGCTGAAAGCCTGCAGGCTGTCGCGAGACTCCTCCGGTAGGTGGGAGGGTTGCTCCACGGAACCAAACGAGCGAGAGCCTTAAACCGTCACACTGAGCAGTGGACACATGGGCTGGACTTGTCTTGCTCGGGACTAATCGGTtcacacttcccacaatgcaccgcgCACATAATCCCTcacagttttttaaaatctgatgCTTTAAATGTTAGTGGTTAGAGCGATTGAATACAAGCAAATATCTAATCTTTGGTTATGTCAATTTAGGTGAGACAAAATTGACAATGGAAATCGAGGTGAACAGgcttgaaaacaacaacaacagagtttACAGAGTATGATGCCTGGAACAATGTTCATATTATGTTGTGTTATGACATGAATTAAAGCtatatattatagttttttaaaagtaccgtaaataatgtaatgtcatAGGTAAATATCTAAATTTGATTACAGCTCTGCCTAATGAGCTATTGAgggaaaatataaaatcaaatCATC
Above is a genomic segment from Cyclopterus lumpus isolate fCycLum1 chromosome 6, fCycLum1.pri, whole genome shotgun sequence containing:
- the si:dkey-12e7.4 gene encoding C-factor is translated as MSGAMHFKNCGSVLVTGASRGLGLQVVGSLASGDFSPGKIIATTRSPASAQKLQELAEKHPNIHIITLDVVNQESIDHSVEEVGQLVQEEGLNCLINNAGINVVADFQTATAEMMIENFHTNAVAPLMITKAFQPLLKRAALRGGAGGVGSMGIQRAAVINMTSLLGSVELNWGERANNFKWYPYRTSKSALNMVSRCMAVDLEPDGILCMAVHPGWVRTDMGGSEAPLSPEESVSSLLTVIGGLTEKDHGSFLNFTGEILPW